The Calliphora vicina chromosome 3, idCalVici1.1, whole genome shotgun sequence genome contains a region encoding:
- the LOC135953250 gene encoding choline-phosphate cytidylyltransferase A-like → MASSSILANNPITTHTTPTLINGSNSAAAPTTTTISTRKRTYETALTSSSSSTNTNLSQSPNLEIAKEQSMLPPASPAAVTDELMSIKVDESLGTSTTKDYTRTISQSEPDDGEGAAAILAIETAATTSPVKKKYAPPKTAVSSISSGSSDIMTICKPAPFSTDEEAVCERDRCDYNYKITYQMARSGQSSRRVRVYADGIYDLFHQGHARQLMQAKNIFPNVYLIVGICNDELTHEMKGRTVMNDFERYEGVRHCRYVDEIIADAPWTLTDDFITSNKIDFVAHDDIPYTGDGVDDIYGWLKAKGMFVATERTEGVSTSDIVARIVKDYDLYVRRNLARGYSAKDLNVSFLSEKKFRLQNKMDELKDRGRRELTKVKGDIITKWEEKSREFIDAFLLLFGRERLHHLWNESKGKLIQALSPPGSPSGSVNGDYIDFDDDEDDEALDDDGVASRGSSDNGPDVNIHMEHSPRGRRTYHRRVVDSPTTLRRNDQYSPDEDDDDDVEFERRSN, encoded by the exons ATGGCATCATCCTCCATACTCGCCAACAATCCAATTACGACACATACAACACCAACGTTAATAAACGGATCTAATTCTGCTGCtgcaccaacaacaacaacaatatcaacACGCAAAAGAACATACGAAACAGCTTTAACCTCATCATCGTCGTCTACTAACACAAACTTGTCACAGTCGCCAAATCTTGAAATTGCCAAAGAACAATCTATGTTGCCTCCTGCGTCACCAGCTGCTGTAACCGATGAATTGATGTCGATTAAAGTGGATGAATCTCTGGGTACATCCACCACTAAAGATTATACACGCACAATTTCACAAAGTGAACCTGATGATGGCGAGGGAGCTGCTGCTATTTTGGCCATCGAAACAGCTGCTACTACTAGTCCTGTCAAAAAGAAATATGCTCCACCAAAGACAGCGGTATCAAGCATTAGCAGTGGCAGTTCCGATATAATG ACAATTTGCAAACCAGCACCATTTTCCACCGATGAAGAAGCTGTATGTGAACGTGATCGCTGTGATTATAACTATAAGATAACGTATCAAATGGCCCGTAGCGGTCAATCATCAAGAAGAGTACGTGTTTATGCAGATGGTATCTATGATTTATTCCATCAAGGTCATGCCAGACAATTAATGCAG gctaaaaatattttccctaaTGTTTACTTGATTGTGGGTATTTGCAATGATGAGCTCACCCATGAAATGAAGGGCCGTACAGTAATGAATGATTTTGAACGTTATGAAGGCGTACGTCATTGTCGTTATGTTGATGag ATTATTGCAGATGCTCCCTGGACTTTGACTGATGATTTTATTACTTCCAACAAAATAGATTTTGTTGCCCACGATGACATTCCATATACTGGCGATGGAGTTGATGATATTTATGGTTGGTTAAAGGCTAAAGGCATGTTTGTTGCAACTGAACGTACTGAAG GCGTCTCTACCTCAGATATTGTTGCTCGCATTGTAAAAGATTACGATTTGTATGTACGTCGTAATTTGGCTCGTGGTTATTCGGCCAAAGATTTGAATGTTTCATTTCTTTCCGAAAAGAAATTCCGTTTGCAAAACAAAATGGACGAACTTAAGGATCGTGGTCGTCGTGAATTGACTAAAGTCAAGGGCGATATTATAACGAAATGGGAAGAAAAATCACGTGAATTTATTGACGCTTTCCTGTTACTTTTCGGACGTGAACGTCTTCATCATTTGTGGAACGAATCAAAGGGAAAACTGATACAGGCCCTGAGCCCACCCGGTAGTCCAAGTGGTTCAGTAAACGGTGATTACATCGACTTTGACGATGATGAAGATGACGAGGCTCTCGATGATGATGGCGTAGCATCAAGGGGATCAAGTGATAATGGTCCTGATGTTAACATTCATATGGAACATTCGCCGCGTGGTAGACGTACTTATCATCGACGTGTGGTCGATAGTCCCACAACGTTACGCAGAAATGATCAGTATTCACCGGACGAAGACGACGATGACGATGTAGAATTTGAGCGCAgaagtaattaa